CCTACGCCCTGCGCGGTGGGTGCGCGACCGTCGAGAAGTTCGACTGGGCGCTCAAGATCGACCCGGCCAGCGCCACGGTGAACCGCGGCGCCGACCGTCAGTTCGCGCTGAGCGCGGCGGATGCGAAGGGGAAGATGATTCAGCTGCGCAACGTGAAGGATCTGGCGTGCGCGTCGAGCGACGCCTCGGTGGCCACGGTGGACAACACGGGCAAGGTGACGGCGGTCAAGTACGGCACGGCCACCATCACCTGCACGGGCACGCAGAAGAAGCTGCAGCGCACGGCGTCGGCCACCGTCACGGTGCCGCCGCCGGCGTGGACGCTTACGCTGACGCCGAAGAGCGGCTCGACCGATGTCAGCAAGACGCTCGGCTTCACGGCCAAGGCTGTCGACGCCGACAACGTGGACCTCGGCGCGGTCACCTGGAGCTCGGCCAACGCGTCGATCGCCTCGGTGAACAACGGCACGGTGACGTGCAACGCCGGTGGCAGCACCACGATCACGGCGTCGAAGTCGGCGTACGGCAGTTCGAAGAGCGAGACGGCGTCGGTGGAGTGCGTGGCGCCGAAGGCGGTGAGCGTGGCGCTCGACCGGGCGCTGTTCGACTTCGACCGGGCGACGGTGCTGAAGGCGGGCAACGACACGCTCAGGGTCGTGATCGAGGCCATGAAGCGCCTGCCGTCGTTGCGCATCTCGATCGAGGGGCACACGGACCGCTACGGCTCGGAGGCGTACAACAGTGCGCTGGCGAAGAAGCGCGCCGAGGCGGTGATGAAGCAGCTGCTGCGTCTCGCCGGCAAGGATGCGGCGATGCTGAAGGACCGCATCGTGTGGTCGAGCTTCGGTGAGCAGTGCCTCGTGACGACGGCGGGAGCCGACGAGAGCGAGCCGCCGCCGGCGAACCGGGGTCGCATTGCCCGCGGCGACCGGGCGGCGCAGGCGGACAACCGCCGCGTCGAGATCTGGCAGCTGCTGGACGGCAAGAACGCGCCGACGGGCTGCCGTTCGGCAGACGAGCGCAACGGCCGACTCGGCTTCAAGGACCTCAAGTAATCGCTTTACCGCGCGCAAAAGGCCCCGCGAGTTCGTCTCGCGGGGCCTTTTGTTTGGGTCGGGGTCGGGGTACCGCCACTGCAGTCTGGGTACCGCCACCGCGGTCGGGGTACCGCCACCACAGTCGGGGTCTTCCTCCAGTCGGGGTCTCCGTCGGGTCGGGGTCTTTACCGCAGTCGGGGGGTGGGCTCCGGTCTTGCCGACGCTGCGCTGGGCGTCTGGGGGTGGCAGTCGGGGGGTGGGCTCCGGTCTTGCCGACGCTGCGCTGGGCGTCTGGGGGTGGCAGTCGGGGGCGTGGGCTCCGGTCGGGCCTTCGCTGCGCTCGGCGCTTGGGCCCCGCCCTCGACCCCGACGCGCCAGCGCAGCGTTGCGCCCCCCGACCGCGACCCGGACACTCGTCCTGCCGTCAGCGCGGAGTACAACATTCGCCGTCCGGGCCCCGACTGCCGCCCCCAGACGCCCAGCGCAGCGAAGGCCCGACCGGAGCCCCAACCCCGACTGCAGTGGAGACCCCGACCCGACACAGACCCTGACTGGAGGAAGACCCCGACTGTGGTGGCAGTGCCCAGACCGCGGTGGCAGTACCCAGACCGTGGTGGCAGTACCCCGACCCACCCACGACCCGCGCCACGACCCGCGCCGTTAGAGCGCCTTGAACTCGTCGAAGGGCGAGCCGCACGAACGGCATGTGTGGATGGCCTTGCACGCCGTCGACCCGAACTCCGACTGCAGCACCGTGTCGGTGGAACCGCAGAACGGACACGCCACCGCGGGCCGCGCGCGTGTGAGCGTGACGAAGCCGCCCTGATCGGCGCGCCCCGGCGGCGCAATGCCGTAGCGGCGCAGCTTCTCGCGCGCCTCCTCACCGATCCAGTCCGTCGTCCATGCCGGCGACAGCGTCATGTGCACCGTCACGTTCGGCACCCCGCGCGCCAGCAGCGCCGCCTTCACATCGGCTTCCATCTCGCGCATCGCCGGACACCCCGAGTACGTGGGCGTCATCGTCACCGTCACCCCATCGGGAGTGATGTCGACGTCGCGCACCACCCCCAACTCCACCACACTGATCACCGGCACTTCCGGGTCCGGCACCGTCTGCAGCACCGCGAAGACCTCGTCCCGCGTGAGCATCACACTCACCACGTGGCGCCGGGATGCGCGCGGGCGACGCTCTGCATGGTGGCGAGCATGTGCCCCAGCGCTTCGCCGTGGCGCCCCTGACGACCGCCGCGGCGCATCCCGCCGTCGGCGGGGCGCGTGAGCGTGGCGCGCTGCAGCACGTCGTTCACCAGCGTGTCCCACAGCGCCCGGATGGCCGCATGGTCCACGGCGATGCCCTGCTGCGCCACGGCGTCGTCCACCGCATCGCGATCGAACAGCTCGCCGGTGAAACGCCACAGCGCATCGAGCGCCGCCTGCGTCCGCGCGTGGCTCTCGTCGGTGCCGTCACCCAGGCGCACCACCCATTCGCTGCTGTGACGCAGGTGGTAGCGATCCTCCTTGAGCGACTTCGCGGCGATGGCCGCGAGCGGCGCGTGCGCGCACCGCGACAGCTGATCCCAGAGCAGCACACTGTACGCGTCGAACAGGAACTGACGCACCATGGTGACCGCAAAGTCCCCGTTGGGCTGTTCCACCAGCAGCGCGTTGCGAAACGCCGTGCCGTCGCGGAAGTACGCCAGCGCATCCTCATCGCGCCCCTGCCCCTCCACCGCGCCGGCGAGCGCGAGAATGCTCTGTGCGTGACCGATGAGGTCGAGGGCGATGTTGGAGAGTGCAATATCCTCTTCGAGGATGGGGCCGTGTCCGCACCATTCGCTCACGCGATGCCCCAGCACCAGGCGGTCGTCGCCGAGGCGCAGCAGGTACTCCGCCAGCGGATTGGCGATGGGGTATTGCCGCGGCGCCGCGATGGGGTAATCGGGCGCCTTGTTGATCACGCCGGCGCGTGTCGGGCCGGTGGATTCGGTGTCGTCGTGAGCCACGCCCGCCTCAGAAAATGCGCACGCCGCGCGGCGCGACATAGAACTGCGGATGACGGTACGGCTTGTCGTTGCCCGGATCGAAGAACGGGCCAGCGTCGCTCGGCGCGGACGCGACGATCGCGTTGCTCGGCACCACCCAGAGGTTCACCGCCTCGCCGCGACGCGTATACACGTCACGCGCGTTCTGCATGGCGTGCTCCGCGTCGGCCGCATGCACGCTCCCGGCGTGTTCGAACGGTTCGCCGCGCGCGCCCTGCGTGAAGACTTCCCACAGTGGCCACTGACCGTCTGGCAGGCTCATGCCGCCGCCGTGTCCTTGCGGGCGCGCTGCTTGTCCGCGTGCGCCGTGGCCGCGGCCCGCACCCACGCGCCGTCGTCGTGCGCCTTCCGACGCGCCGCCATGCGCTCGTGATTGCAGGGGCCGTTGCCCTTGAGCACCTCGTGGAACTCGCTCCAGTCGATCTCGCCGATCGCCCAGTTGCCGGTCGCCTCGTCGAAGCGCAGATCCGGATCGGGGAGCGTGATGCCGAGGGCAATGGCCTGCGGGACCGTGAGATTCACGAAGCGCGTACGCAGCTCGTCGTTCGTCTTGCGCTTCACGCGCCACTTGAGCAGCTCGGCGCTGTTGGGCGAGTTCGTGTCGCTGGGGCCGAACATCATGAGCGCCGGCCACCAGAAGCGGTTCACCGATTCCTGCAGCATCGCCTTCTGTGCCGGCGTGCCGTTGGCGAGCACCGTGCAGATCTCGTAGCCCTGGCGCTTGTGGAAGTTCTCTTCCTTGCAGATGCGCACCATGGCGCGCGCATACGGGCCGTAGCTGGCCTTGGCGAGCACCGTCTGGTTCACGATCGCCGCGCCATCCACCAACCAGCCAATCACGCCCATGTCGGCCCACGAGAGCGTGGGATAGTTGAAGATGCTCGAGTACTTCGCCCGTCCGTCGAGCAGCTGCTCGACGAGTTCGTGACGATCGACGCCCAGCGTCTCGGTGCCGCAGTAGATGTACAGGCCGTGGCCCGCTTCATCCTGCACCTTGGCGATGAGCGACAACTTGCGACGCAGGCTGGGCGCGCGCGTGATCCAGTTG
The DNA window shown above is from Gemmatimonas sp. and carries:
- the paaC gene encoding 1,2-phenylacetyl-CoA epoxidase subunit PaaC; protein product: MAAPRQYPIANPLAEYLLRLGDDRLVLGHRVSEWCGHGPILEEDIALSNIALDLIGHAQSILALAGAVEGQGRDEDALAYFRDGTAFRNALLVEQPNGDFAVTMVRQFLFDAYSVLLWDQLSRCAHAPLAAIAAKSLKEDRYHLRHSSEWVVRLGDGTDESHARTQAALDALWRFTGELFDRDAVDDAVAQQGIAVDHAAIRALWDTLVNDVLQRATLTRPADGGMRRGGRQGRHGEALGHMLATMQSVARAHPGATW
- a CDS encoding Ig-like domain-containing protein; the encoded protein is MKNKLVGFSLLAAVAAVPTAHAQGLGERIEIGAFGQFTRLDEKIKMDNVAAVGGMFSASVYKWFGVQGDVQLGPTKATRAPFEDITYRPARILGTFTLPLTSSKKAALVLGAGYVNSIYDGRSTANEFEDGFSALAGLKLCSSGKWGARIDGLMDRNPSPNEQDLSGTSRNLGIRAGVTYALRGGCATVEKFDWALKIDPASATVNRGADRQFALSAADAKGKMIQLRNVKDLACASSDASVATVDNTGKVTAVKYGTATITCTGTQKKLQRTASATVTVPPPAWTLTLTPKSGSTDVSKTLGFTAKAVDADNVDLGAVTWSSANASIASVNNGTVTCNAGGSTTITASKSAYGSSKSETASVECVAPKAVSVALDRALFDFDRATVLKAGNDTLRVVIEAMKRLPSLRISIEGHTDRYGSEAYNSALAKKRAEAVMKQLLRLAGKDAAMLKDRIVWSSFGEQCLVTTAGADESEPPPANRGRIARGDRAAQADNRRVEIWQLLDGKNAPTGCRSADERNGRLGFKDLK
- the paaD gene encoding 1,2-phenylacetyl-CoA epoxidase subunit PaaD, whose product is MLTRDEVFAVLQTVPDPEVPVISVVELGVVRDVDITPDGVTVTMTPTYSGCPAMREMEADVKAALLARGVPNVTVHMTLSPAWTTDWIGEEAREKLRRYGIAPPGRADQGGFVTLTRARPAVACPFCGSTDTVLQSEFGSTACKAIHTCRSCGSPFDEFKAL
- the paaA gene encoding 1,2-phenylacetyl-CoA epoxidase subunit PaaA, with protein sequence MDQTMPVPTEDSALLAAFEARIAAGESIEPKDWMPDRYRKQLTRMMSQHAHSEVVGMLPEGNWITRAPSLRRKLSLIAKVQDEAGHGLYIYCGTETLGVDRHELVEQLLDGRAKYSSIFNYPTLSWADMGVIGWLVDGAAIVNQTVLAKASYGPYARAMVRICKEENFHKRQGYEICTVLANGTPAQKAMLQESVNRFWWPALMMFGPSDTNSPNSAELLKWRVKRKTNDELRTRFVNLTVPQAIALGITLPDPDLRFDEATGNWAIGEIDWSEFHEVLKGNGPCNHERMAARRKAHDDGAWVRAAATAHADKQRARKDTAAA
- the paaB gene encoding 1,2-phenylacetyl-CoA epoxidase subunit PaaB, which codes for MSLPDGQWPLWEVFTQGARGEPFEHAGSVHAADAEHAMQNARDVYTRRGEAVNLWVVPSNAIVASAPSDAGPFFDPGNDKPYRHPQFYVAPRGVRIF